Proteins from a genomic interval of Ferrovibrio terrae:
- a CDS encoding TRAP transporter small permease: protein MIVFYRLAERAASWAGKIGAFCALLAGLFTCLDIVIRNFGGRGILGTVDITQLMIVGCAFLTIPYGFMTDSHVSVDIVTTRLPLRGRALCRAFSALLGGVLMLAIGWFGIGQAQTVAMMGDKSQTIGLPMIWFWYPLLAGAFFTTALILLIVLRHLAVAITGREVIAPMEPKAEVL from the coding sequence ATGATCGTTTTCTATCGCCTCGCGGAACGGGCCGCCTCCTGGGCCGGCAAGATCGGTGCCTTCTGTGCGCTGTTGGCTGGCCTGTTCACCTGCCTCGACATAGTGATCCGAAATTTCGGTGGGCGGGGTATTCTGGGTACGGTCGATATCACACAGCTGATGATCGTCGGCTGCGCCTTCCTCACCATCCCCTACGGCTTTATGACCGACAGCCATGTCTCGGTCGATATCGTTACCACGCGGCTGCCGCTGCGCGGCCGCGCGCTCTGCCGTGCATTTTCGGCGCTGCTGGGCGGCGTGCTGATGCTGGCCATCGGCTGGTTCGGCATCGGTCAGGCGCAGACCGTGGCCATGATGGGCGATAAATCGCAGACCATCGGGCTGCCGATGATCTGGTTCTGGTACCCGCTGCTGGCCGGCGCGTTCTTCACGACCGCACTGATCCTGCTGATCGTGCTGCGCCATCTCGCCGTCGCCATCACCGGGCGCGAGGTGATTGCGCCGATGGAACCGAAAGCCGAGGTACTGTGA
- a CDS encoding TRAP transporter substrate-binding protein gives MSSKLIRLIGKSAPAALVAALFATAALPVAAQEIELKLSHFLPAGHGMHRDWFVPWGEELAKRTNGKVKLTVFPAGSAFGNPARQLEQATSGVVDIAHGLRGVPAGRFNRMGIIEFPFLVETANAASRTLWEMYPKHFAGEFPDTVKVLGLHAHNAGLIHTGAKQVKTMDDLKGLRIRSPSPQINAMLQQLGATPVGLPPGEVYENLQRGVIDGAVFPWDPINSFRLFEVTKFHLDARSYTASFYFVMNKRKYDSLPADVKKAIDDTTGAALTERFGDWWNQWDAPGLEAASKKGNAMSSLSAEERVRWRDALKPTTEKLLTDLEGQGVKDARAIFAEMQQRIAKYEGAKK, from the coding sequence GTGTCATCCAAACTGATCCGCCTGATTGGCAAATCGGCGCCGGCGGCGCTGGTCGCCGCGCTCTTCGCAACCGCAGCATTGCCGGTTGCGGCGCAGGAAATCGAGCTGAAGCTGAGCCATTTCCTGCCTGCCGGCCACGGCATGCATCGCGACTGGTTCGTGCCCTGGGGCGAGGAACTGGCCAAGCGCACCAATGGCAAGGTCAAGCTGACTGTCTTCCCGGCCGGCAGCGCCTTCGGCAATCCGGCGCGCCAGCTCGAGCAGGCGACCAGCGGCGTGGTCGATATCGCGCATGGCCTGCGCGGTGTGCCGGCCGGTCGCTTCAACCGCATGGGCATCATCGAATTCCCGTTCCTGGTCGAGACGGCGAATGCCGCCAGCCGCACGCTGTGGGAGATGTATCCCAAGCATTTCGCCGGCGAATTTCCCGACACGGTGAAAGTGCTGGGCCTGCATGCGCATAACGCCGGCCTGATCCATACCGGCGCCAAGCAGGTCAAGACGATGGACGACCTGAAGGGCCTGCGCATCCGCTCGCCCAGCCCGCAGATCAACGCGATGCTGCAGCAGCTGGGCGCCACGCCGGTCGGCCTGCCGCCGGGCGAGGTCTATGAAAATCTGCAGCGCGGCGTGATCGATGGCGCGGTCTTCCCGTGGGACCCGATCAACTCGTTCCGCCTGTTCGAGGTGACGAAATTCCATCTTGATGCACGCTCCTACACCGCCAGCTTCTATTTCGTGATGAACAAGCGGAAGTACGACAGCCTGCCGGCCGATGTGAAGAAGGCGATCGACGACACCACCGGCGCGGCGTTGACCGAGCGTTTCGGCGACTGGTGGAACCAGTGGGATGCACCGGGTCTTGAAGCCGCCTCGAAGAAGGGCAACGCGATGAGTTCGCTGAGCGCCGAGGAACGCGTGCGTTGGCGCGACGCACTGAAGCCGACCACTGAAAAGCTGCTGACCGATCTGGAAGGCCAGGGCGTGAAGGATGCCCGTGCCATCTTTGCCGAGATGCAGCAGCGCATCGCCAAGTATGAAGGCGCCAAGAAGTAA
- a CDS encoding TRAP transporter substrate-binding protein has product MARLVTVAGLALVLGILIGIGAVSLDRATQSPEARAIKEPDNAQNQNAVVEAPGGRITIRMASAAPTSAPQIGTMAVVTVEKLQVASDGNVEIKLFEPNMLAPNAELFDKVSNGEIDAVWSSPNFFAQRDSVLWLFSTVPFGPSASEYLAWLAYGGGQELMDATFSRFNIKPIVCTVLPPESGGWFRREINTVEDLKGLRMRFMGIGAKVISRLGVETVALNGGDTFHALQSGSIDAAEFSLPFVDVRYGFEKAANHYYFPGWHQQSSLITMLVNMKVWDGMSDAQRAMINNVCGDNIRDSLAEGEVQQVQALQEIRQRGVKVHTLPKPIMDALKASWIQVVKEESAANPEFKKVWESFHTFRKSYAEWRGLGYLP; this is encoded by the coding sequence TTGGCGCGTCTGGTCACAGTGGCCGGCCTGGCTCTGGTATTGGGCATCCTGATCGGCATCGGTGCAGTCTCGCTTGACCGCGCGACGCAGAGCCCGGAAGCGCGCGCCATCAAGGAACCCGACAACGCGCAGAATCAGAATGCTGTGGTCGAGGCGCCGGGTGGCCGCATCACCATCCGCATGGCGAGCGCTGCGCCCACCTCGGCGCCACAGATCGGCACCATGGCTGTCGTCACCGTCGAGAAGCTGCAGGTCGCGTCCGACGGCAATGTCGAGATCAAGCTGTTCGAGCCCAACATGCTGGCGCCGAATGCCGAGCTGTTCGACAAGGTGTCGAACGGCGAGATCGACGCCGTGTGGTCTTCGCCCAACTTCTTCGCGCAGCGTGATTCCGTGCTGTGGCTGTTTTCCACCGTGCCCTTCGGGCCGTCGGCGAGCGAATATCTCGCCTGGCTGGCCTATGGCGGCGGCCAGGAACTGATGGACGCCACCTTCTCGCGCTTCAACATCAAGCCGATCGTCTGCACCGTGCTGCCGCCGGAATCCGGCGGCTGGTTCCGCCGTGAGATCAACACAGTCGAAGACCTCAAGGGCCTGCGCATGCGCTTCATGGGCATCGGTGCCAAGGTGATCAGCCGACTGGGTGTCGAGACCGTGGCGCTGAATGGCGGCGACACCTTCCATGCGCTGCAAAGCGGCAGCATCGATGCGGCCGAATTCTCGCTGCCCTTCGTCGATGTGCGCTACGGCTTCGAGAAAGCCGCCAACCACTATTATTTCCCCGGCTGGCACCAGCAGAGTTCGCTGATCACCATGCTGGTCAACATGAAGGTGTGGGACGGCATGAGCGATGCCCAGCGCGCCATGATCAACAATGTCTGTGGCGACAATATCCGCGACAGCCTGGCCGAAGGCGAAGTGCAGCAGGTGCAGGCACTGCAGGAAATCCGCCAGCGCGGGGTCAAGGTACACACGCTGCCCAAGCCGATCATGGACGCGCTGAAGGCCTCGTGGATCCAGGTAGTGAAGGAAGAAAGCGCCGCTAATCCGGAATTCAAGAAAGTGTGGGAATCCTTCCACACCTTCCGC